A genome region from Cognatishimia activa includes the following:
- a CDS encoding AEC family transporter produces MLAIFLKTLPFFAIIGLGYMAGRRGFFNEEATAYLTKFVFYFALSAMLFKFSANLSLGEVLDWQVIWAYLAGTMAVYIVATVVCLLRGEDIPTTAVESQCAVIGNVGFLGIPMLLLLFGEASIGPNMLVLMVDLIVFSSLIVILITGARDGRMSFGILRTIGLGLLRNPMIVSIVLGLGWSAMEWPIPEVANTFLDLLGSAATPGALFAIGASLAGKSAERLSVAGWITFCKLVLHPAAVAICALMIFKIDAFSAGVIIAAAALPVAGNVFMLAQHYGVAAQRASTAILISTAISIVTLSLVIGWVQML; encoded by the coding sequence ATGCTGGCGATTTTCCTAAAGACCCTTCCATTTTTCGCAATCATTGGGCTTGGCTATATGGCGGGCCGCCGTGGGTTCTTTAACGAAGAGGCCACGGCCTATCTGACGAAGTTCGTTTTCTATTTCGCCCTGTCGGCGATGCTGTTCAAATTCTCGGCCAACCTATCGTTGGGCGAGGTGCTGGATTGGCAGGTCATCTGGGCCTATCTGGCGGGCACGATGGCCGTTTATATCGTGGCAACTGTTGTCTGTCTTTTGCGTGGCGAGGACATACCCACCACCGCCGTCGAAAGCCAATGCGCGGTCATTGGCAATGTTGGCTTTCTGGGAATACCGATGCTGCTGCTCTTGTTCGGAGAGGCTTCGATTGGGCCGAATATGCTGGTTCTGATGGTCGATCTGATCGTCTTTTCCTCGCTGATTGTGATCTTGATCACCGGTGCACGGGATGGGCGGATGAGCTTTGGGATTCTGCGCACAATCGGTTTGGGCCTGCTGCGCAATCCGATGATTGTATCGATTGTTCTGGGCCTTGGATGGTCTGCTATGGAATGGCCGATCCCAGAGGTCGCGAATACATTTCTGGATCTCTTAGGTTCTGCTGCGACGCCGGGGGCTTTGTTTGCGATTGGCGCATCCTTGGCGGGGAAATCGGCTGAACGGCTCAGCGTTGCGGGCTGGATCACCTTTTGCAAGTTGGTTCTGCATCCTGCTGCCGTCGCGATCTGTGCGCTGATGATTTTCAAGATCGACGCATTCTCTGCTGGCGTCATAATTGCGGCGGCGGCGCTGCCCGTGGCGGGCAATGTCTTTATGTTGGCGCAGCACTATGGTGTGGCCGCGCAACGCGCCTCAACCGCGATCCTGATTTCGACGGCGATCTCGATTGTGACGCTCTCGCTGGTCATCGGCTGGGTGCAAATGCTGTGA
- a CDS encoding MarR family winged helix-turn-helix transcriptional regulator, with translation MPGSDRRSWPPEGTPAARVVGGLFRSRNYVWDNDHRIVATYGVTWTQFLTLMALRSAGPDFVLSPTELYDATQASSGGMTKMLHGLADKDYIRRVPNPEDKRSKLVQLTDTGADLAEEIVDRLIATNTELFGSILSDEECATLAGLLQKLSKGLQDKK, from the coding sequence ATGCCAGGGTCTGATCGACGCAGTTGGCCCCCAGAGGGCACGCCCGCCGCGCGGGTTGTCGGCGGCCTTTTCCGCAGTCGAAATTATGTGTGGGACAACGACCACCGGATCGTTGCAACCTATGGCGTGACCTGGACGCAGTTCCTGACCCTCATGGCGCTCAGGTCTGCGGGGCCTGATTTTGTGCTGTCTCCGACCGAACTCTACGATGCAACACAGGCCAGCTCGGGTGGCATGACCAAGATGCTGCATGGGCTGGCCGACAAAGATTACATTCGGCGCGTCCCAAACCCAGAGGACAAGCGCAGCAAACTGGTGCAGCTCACCGACACAGGCGCAGATCTGGCCGAAGAGATTGTGGACCGTCTGATCGCAACGAATACTGAGCTCTTCGGGTCTATTTTGTCAGATGAGGAATGCGCGACGCTGGCGGGGCTACTTCAAAAACTCAGCAAAGGCCTGCAAGACAAGAAATAG
- a CDS encoding TetR/AcrR family transcriptional regulator codes for MNTQTPIIRKGRKVDQVLAGAREVFLRDGFEGASVDEIAKVSGVSKATLYSYFTDKRRLFQEVIQAECDRMSREIEAQIDPDAPTREALLTAAYGMTRFLVSRFAQRVFRICLAERDRFPELSQTYFESGPKNGHEQLAMHLKAAADCGELKIENVDMAAYQFAELCKSDLFARAAFGIDSEFSDAEIALVAEEAVETFMARYGV; via the coding sequence ATGAACACCCAAACCCCGATTATTCGTAAAGGTCGCAAGGTCGACCAAGTCCTCGCCGGTGCGCGCGAGGTATTCCTGCGCGACGGGTTTGAAGGGGCCAGTGTGGACGAGATCGCAAAGGTCTCGGGCGTGTCCAAGGCGACGCTCTATAGCTATTTCACCGACAAACGGCGCCTGTTCCAAGAGGTCATTCAGGCCGAATGCGACCGCATGTCCCGCGAGATCGAGGCGCAGATCGATCCGGATGCTCCGACGCGTGAGGCGCTCTTGACCGCGGCCTATGGAATGACGCGCTTTCTTGTGTCGCGCTTTGCGCAACGGGTGTTTCGGATTTGCTTGGCGGAACGGGATCGTTTCCCCGAACTCAGCCAGACCTATTTCGAAAGTGGTCCCAAGAATGGCCATGAGCAACTGGCCATGCATCTGAAAGCCGCGGCAGACTGCGGCGAGCTCAAGATCGAGAATGTTGATATGGCAGCATATCAGTTTGCGGAACTCTGCAAATCTGATCTGTTTGCCCGCGCGGCCTTTGGCATCGACTCAGAGTTTTCTGACGCCGAAATCGCACTGGTCGCCGAAGAAGCCGTTGAAACCTTTATGGCGCGCTACGGGGTGTAA
- a CDS encoding S-(hydroxymethyl)glutathione dehydrogenase/class III alcohol dehydrogenase, with amino-acid sequence MRTRAAVALEAGKPLEVMEVNLDGPKKGEVLIEVKATGICHTDEFTRSGADPEGLFPSILGHEGAGVVVEVGEGVTTLKPGDHVIPLYTPECRECHSCLSGKTNLCTAIRGTQGQGLMPDGTTRFSMLDGTPIYHYMGCSTFANHTVLPEIALAKVREDAPFDKICYIGCGVTTGIGAVINTAGVEIGSTAAVFGLGGIGLNVIQGLRMAGADKIIGVDLNSDKAEMARKFGMTDFVNPSELGDQSVVDRIVELTKTEKDAFGGVDYSFDATGNVQVMRDALECSHRGWGVSVIIGVAPAGAEISTRPFQLVTGRVWKGTAFGGAKGRTDVPQFVDWYMDGKIEIDPMITHKLTLDQINEGFDLMHEGKSIRAVVEFA; translated from the coding sequence ATGCGCACCCGTGCCGCAGTCGCCCTAGAGGCAGGCAAACCCCTAGAAGTGATGGAGGTGAACCTGGACGGCCCGAAAAAGGGCGAGGTTCTGATCGAGGTCAAAGCGACCGGCATTTGTCACACGGATGAATTCACCCGTTCCGGCGCTGACCCTGAGGGGCTGTTTCCCTCGATCCTTGGCCATGAGGGCGCGGGCGTTGTGGTTGAAGTCGGAGAAGGCGTCACCACACTGAAGCCCGGCGATCACGTGATCCCGCTTTACACGCCGGAATGCCGTGAGTGTCATTCCTGCCTGTCCGGCAAAACCAACCTCTGCACCGCGATCCGTGGCACGCAAGGCCAAGGTCTGATGCCAGATGGCACGACGCGGTTCTCGATGCTGGATGGCACGCCGATCTACCACTACATGGGCTGCTCGACCTTCGCGAACCATACGGTTCTGCCAGAGATTGCGCTGGCGAAAGTCCGCGAAGACGCGCCCTTTGACAAGATCTGCTACATCGGCTGCGGCGTCACTACGGGCATTGGCGCGGTGATCAATACGGCAGGGGTCGAGATTGGTTCGACGGCTGCGGTCTTTGGTCTGGGTGGCATTGGTTTGAACGTGATCCAAGGCCTGCGCATGGCGGGGGCTGATAAGATCATCGGTGTGGATCTGAATTCCGACAAAGCCGAGATGGCGCGCAAATTTGGCATGACCGACTTTGTGAACCCATCGGAATTGGGCGATCAGTCGGTCGTGGATCGCATTGTTGAACTGACCAAGACCGAAAAGGACGCATTCGGCGGCGTGGATTATTCCTTTGATGCCACCGGCAATGTGCAAGTGATGCGCGACGCGCTGGAATGCTCACACCGCGGTTGGGGCGTGTCGGTCATCATCGGCGTAGCCCCTGCAGGGGCCGAGATCTCGACCCGTCCGTTCCAACTGGTGACGGGACGCGTCTGGAAAGGCACCGCCTTTGGTGGCGCGAAGGGGCGCACCGATGTACCTCAGTTCGTGGATTGGTACATGGACGGTAAGATCGAGATCGATCCGATGATTACCCATAAGCTGACGTTGGATCAGATCAACGAAGGCTTTGATTTGATGCACGAGGGCAAGTCGATCCGCGCCGTGGTTGAATTCGCCTAA
- a CDS encoding DUF1203 domain-containing protein translates to MPFRIKGLDPEPFQHLYGKSDAELADLHITRHAVEDYPAYPDRVSLTPIEIGGTALLLNYEHLPVDSPYRSRHAIYVQEGADTPYEAENTVPPLLTANPMALRGIDEVGCIEDADLVQGDAVQATIERMFQDERIAYIHAHFAARGCFAARIDRA, encoded by the coding sequence ATGCCGTTTCGAATTAAAGGCTTGGACCCCGAGCCATTTCAACATCTCTACGGCAAATCCGACGCAGAGCTGGCGGATCTCCATATCACGCGCCATGCGGTCGAAGACTATCCCGCCTACCCCGACCGCGTCAGCCTGACGCCCATCGAAATCGGCGGCACAGCGCTTTTGCTGAACTATGAGCACCTGCCTGTGGACAGCCCCTATCGCTCGCGTCATGCGATCTATGTGCAAGAGGGCGCGGACACGCCTTATGAGGCGGAAAACACTGTGCCGCCCCTTCTGACGGCCAACCCCATGGCCTTGCGCGGGATCGACGAGGTTGGCTGCATAGAGGACGCCGATCTGGTGCAGGGGGACGCGGTTCAAGCCACCATCGAGCGGATGTTTCAGGACGAGCGCATCGCCTATATCCACGCCCACTTCGCCGCACGCGGATGTTTCGCAGCCAGAATCGACCGCGCCTAG
- a CDS encoding c-type cytochrome, whose product MRKTVLILTSSLMIASMALAHNGVKNPAVMARMQGMEQIGAASKVLGNMARGRVAFDAGAATSAKAALVQHAAEIPALFEAQEDDPKSEALPAIWSDFADFTAKADALRDAAEAMDVTSAETIAAGMGAVGGSCRSCHKAYRK is encoded by the coding sequence ATGCGCAAGACCGTCCTCATCCTCACCAGCAGTCTGATGATCGCCAGCATGGCGCTGGCGCACAATGGGGTGAAAAACCCCGCCGTCATGGCGCGGATGCAGGGGATGGAGCAGATCGGCGCGGCGTCAAAAGTGCTGGGGAATATGGCGCGCGGACGGGTTGCGTTTGACGCGGGAGCCGCGACCTCGGCCAAGGCGGCTTTGGTACAGCATGCGGCGGAGATCCCTGCCTTGTTTGAAGCCCAAGAGGATGATCCGAAAAGCGAGGCCTTGCCTGCGATCTGGTCTGACTTTGCCGATTTCACAGCCAAGGCCGACGCGTTGAGGGATGCGGCTGAAGCGATGGACGTCACGAGTGCCGAAACGATTGCCGCCGGTATGGGCGCGGTCGGCGGATCCTGTCGCAGCTGTCATAAGGCCTATCGCAAATGA
- a CDS encoding Y-family DNA polymerase, producing the protein MPKRRVLSLWFPRLGAERLIRQDPMLAERPFIVLRDTGQMQVIASMNAHAQAAGLTHDQPLRDAQAMCPEVLTRLQNPRSEALFLTSLRRWAGKFSPWVSEQAPNSLLIDITGCAHLYGGEEPMLAQVQDDCAQLGLSVQAGVADTVGAAWALARYAGQPGAQLRSGDAIDQEARATRSRAVKRRHWERGGAAPRVGELPAQSYRIAQPGQTYAALSDLPVAALRLSEDNKTQLLRLGIRKIGDLLGQPRAGLARRFGRDLVMRLDQAMGHQPEPVSPAAPPPRFAVRLSFPEPIGLEEDVLAALDRLLPRLCQRLKDKSQGARVVRLQAFRTDRSMQELEVGLARASDDPHRIRPLLAMKLGDLVSDYGFDLLRVEAPLTEHLSSRQMTGHAEAGRQVADRLARSTAMDDLLGRIGARIGLERITRVHPAESHIPEKSHSILAAAWSEPFSDPWPDYQLDRPALLWRPEPVTAPDTPAVPRGFRWRGRSLTLHHARGPERLAPEWWLDDPDWRSGTRDYWDIICAEGDRLWLFYAHGGAISSGWFCHGSFA; encoded by the coding sequence ATGCCCAAACGACGTGTGCTTTCTTTGTGGTTCCCACGACTGGGGGCCGAACGGTTGATCCGCCAGGACCCGATGCTGGCGGAGCGGCCGTTTATTGTGCTGCGCGACACCGGCCAGATGCAGGTGATCGCCTCGATGAATGCCCATGCGCAGGCCGCGGGGCTGACCCACGACCAGCCGCTGCGCGATGCCCAAGCCATGTGCCCCGAGGTGCTGACGCGTCTGCAAAACCCGCGTTCTGAGGCGCTGTTCCTGACATCGCTCAGGCGCTGGGCGGGCAAGTTCTCGCCTTGGGTCTCGGAACAAGCCCCCAATAGCCTGCTGATCGACATCACCGGCTGCGCGCATCTTTATGGCGGAGAAGAACCGATGCTGGCCCAAGTCCAAGACGATTGCGCCCAGCTGGGTCTTTCTGTGCAAGCAGGCGTCGCCGATACGGTCGGCGCGGCCTGGGCCTTGGCGCGTTACGCAGGCCAGCCCGGCGCACAGCTGCGCAGCGGAGACGCCATCGACCAAGAGGCCCGCGCCACAAGATCCCGCGCCGTCAAGCGCCGCCACTGGGAACGTGGTGGCGCGGCCCCGCGTGTCGGCGAGCTGCCGGCCCAAAGCTACCGGATCGCCCAGCCGGGCCAGACCTATGCCGCGCTCTCGGATCTGCCCGTCGCCGCCCTGCGCCTATCTGAGGACAACAAGACCCAGCTCCTCCGCCTTGGCATCCGCAAGATCGGAGACCTCTTGGGCCAACCCCGCGCAGGGCTTGCCCGTCGCTTTGGCCGCGATCTGGTGATGCGGCTGGATCAGGCCATGGGCCATCAGCCCGAACCGGTCAGCCCCGCGGCCCCTCCACCGCGTTTTGCGGTGCGCCTCAGTTTTCCCGAACCTATCGGGCTGGAAGAAGACGTGCTAGCGGCGCTCGACCGCCTCTTGCCGCGGCTCTGTCAGCGCCTAAAGGATAAATCCCAAGGCGCACGGGTGGTGCGCCTGCAGGCCTTTCGCACCGATCGCTCTATGCAAGAACTCGAGGTCGGGCTGGCCCGCGCCTCAGATGACCCCCACCGCATCCGCCCGCTTTTGGCGATGAAACTGGGGGATCTGGTGTCGGACTATGGCTTTGACCTCTTGCGGGTTGAGGCCCCTCTGACCGAGCATCTCTCAAGCCGTCAGATGACCGGCCACGCCGAGGCAGGCCGTCAGGTCGCGGACCGTTTGGCGCGTTCCACCGCGATGGATGACCTCTTGGGCCGCATTGGTGCGCGTATCGGTCTTGAGCGCATCACCCGCGTCCATCCCGCCGAGAGCCATATCCCCGAGAAATCCCACAGCATTCTGGCCGCAGCCTGGTCCGAACCTTTTTCCGATCCCTGGCCCGACTACCAACTCGACCGCCCCGCGCTTTTGTGGCGTCCCGAGCCGGTGACTGCGCCCGACACGCCAGCCGTGCCACGCGGGTTCCGATGGCGCGGCCGCAGCCTGACATTGCATCACGCCCGAGGCCCCGAACGCCTCGCGCCGGAATGGTGGCTGGATGATCCCGACTGGCGCAGCGGGACGCGGGATTATTGGGATATCATCTGCGCCGAGGGGGACCGGCTGTGGCTGTTCTACGCCCATGGCGGCGCGATTTCCTCGGGGTGGTTCTGTCACGGGAGCTTTGCTTGA
- a CDS encoding DUF2794 domain-containing protein: MNMTTPTPFQNGQAVPQQVAFHRTELNVILSLYGRMVAAGEWRDYGISNLKDVAVFSVFRRTAEHPLYTIEKRPKLRNKQGLYSVVGMDGQILKRGHDLKTVLRVLERKLIRAVE, from the coding sequence ATGAACATGACCACACCGACTCCGTTTCAAAACGGACAAGCCGTGCCCCAGCAGGTGGCCTTCCACCGCACAGAGCTCAACGTGATCCTATCCCTTTACGGCCGCATGGTCGCCGCCGGAGAATGGCGCGACTATGGGATTTCCAACCTCAAGGACGTCGCGGTGTTTTCCGTGTTCAGACGCACCGCCGAACACCCGCTTTATACCATCGAGAAGCGCCCGAAACTGCGCAACAAGCAGGGGCTTTATTCCGTTGTTGGCATGGATGGGCAGATCTTGAAACGCGGGCATGATCTGAAAACCGTGCTCCGCGTGCTGGAACGCAAACTGATCCGCGCTGTTGAATAG
- the speB gene encoding agmatinase — protein MSDGFFQPVSGMELPRFAGVPTFMRLPYVALDDARISDVDVGIIGVPWDSGTTNRPGPRHGPRQLRDASTMIRAQNGATGVRPFEAVNCADLGDVGPNPADIHDSMDRITAFYNQALDQGITPLTAGGDHLTSLPVLRSVARKGPVGMVHFDSHTDLFHSYFGGTMYTHGTPFRRAVEEGLLDPKRVVQIGIRGTAYDDEDIDFARAEGIRIIRIEEFFKRGIADVMAEAREIVGAGETYVSYDIDFIDPTFAPGTGTPEVGGPNSFEALQVVRELEGLNIVGADMVEVSPPFDQAGGTAFLGVSVMFELLCVMAAGAK, from the coding sequence ATGAGTGACGGTTTCTTTCAACCAGTTTCGGGCATGGAGCTGCCTCGGTTCGCAGGCGTTCCGACTTTTATGCGCCTGCCCTACGTTGCCCTTGACGACGCGCGGATTTCGGATGTGGACGTCGGCATCATCGGCGTACCTTGGGACAGTGGCACGACCAACCGTCCCGGCCCGCGTCATGGGCCGCGCCAGCTGCGCGATGCCTCCACCATGATCCGCGCCCAGAATGGCGCAACAGGCGTGCGCCCATTTGAAGCTGTGAACTGCGCCGATCTGGGAGATGTGGGGCCGAACCCCGCTGATATTCACGATTCCATGGATCGGATCACGGCCTTTTACAATCAGGCACTGGATCAGGGGATCACGCCTCTGACGGCGGGCGGGGATCATCTGACTTCGCTGCCTGTTCTTCGGTCCGTAGCGCGCAAAGGGCCCGTTGGCATGGTGCATTTTGACAGCCATACCGATCTGTTTCACAGCTATTTCGGCGGCACGATGTACACCCATGGCACGCCCTTTCGCCGCGCGGTTGAGGAAGGGTTGCTGGATCCCAAACGCGTGGTCCAGATCGGCATCCGTGGCACGGCCTATGACGACGAAGACATCGATTTCGCGCGCGCCGAAGGCATCCGCATCATCCGCATTGAAGAGTTCTTTAAGCGTGGCATCGCCGATGTCATGGCCGAGGCCCGCGAGATCGTGGGCGCGGGTGAGACCTATGTCAGCTATGACATCGACTTCATAGACCCGACCTTTGCGCCGGGCACAGGCACGCCTGAAGTGGGCGGGCCGAACAGTTTTGAAGCGCTGCAGGTCGTGCGCGAGCTTGAGGGGCTGAACATTGTCGGCGCGGATATGGTCGAGGTCTCGCCGCCTTTTGATCAGGCCGGAGGGACTGCGTTCTTGGGGGTCTCGGTGATGTTTGAATTGCTCTGCGTGATGGCTGCAGGCGCAAAGTAA
- a CDS encoding NlpC/P60 family protein, giving the protein MTPDRRLTPANARVADPSLRETWPGVDYVDPEPFSVHWPLVDLMNVPEGHRERQLLFGDAVDVYEVHKGWAFVRSVKDGYVGYVPNSSLAQCPAPTHRVTAASSHIYRLADIKSMDVMRLSHGCLLHVIDTSNGFAQTADGYIPLQHLGPLDEKQADPVVEAELYLDTPYLWGGNSRFGIDCSGLMQASLLACGIACPGDSDLQEQDLGTTLGPNDPHRRGDLIFWKGHVAMVIDETRMIHANAHAMATCYEDIAAGIARIEQQGGGPVTSRKRILEDSNE; this is encoded by the coding sequence ATGACCCCGGATCGACGCCTTACCCCAGCCAATGCGCGTGTCGCGGACCCCAGTCTGCGCGAGACTTGGCCGGGTGTGGACTATGTCGATCCTGAGCCGTTTTCGGTGCATTGGCCCTTGGTAGACCTGATGAATGTCCCCGAGGGCCACCGCGAGCGGCAGCTTTTGTTCGGCGACGCTGTGGACGTCTACGAGGTCCACAAAGGTTGGGCTTTCGTGCGCTCTGTAAAAGACGGATACGTGGGCTATGTGCCCAATTCGTCTTTGGCCCAATGCCCCGCACCGACCCATCGGGTCACGGCCGCTTCAAGCCACATCTATCGCTTGGCCGACATCAAATCGATGGACGTCATGCGCCTGAGCCATGGCTGTCTGTTGCATGTGATCGATACGTCCAATGGCTTTGCGCAAACGGCAGACGGGTATATTCCTCTGCAACATTTGGGGCCACTGGACGAGAAACAGGCCGATCCCGTGGTCGAAGCCGAACTGTATTTGGATACGCCCTATCTTTGGGGTGGAAACAGCCGGTTCGGGATCGACTGTTCCGGCCTTATGCAGGCGTCCTTGCTGGCTTGTGGCATTGCCTGCCCCGGCGATAGCGATTTGCAAGAGCAAGACCTAGGCACGACGCTTGGCCCTAACGACCCCCACCGACGAGGCGACTTGATCTTTTGGAAAGGCCATGTCGCCATGGTCATAGACGAGACCCGCATGATCCACGCTAATGCTCATGCCATGGCGACCTGCTATGAGGATATCGCGGCGGGTATTGCTAGGATTGAACAACAAGGCGGCGGGCCGGTGACGTCTCGCAAGCGGATTTTGGAGGACAGCAATGAGTGA
- a CDS encoding leucyl aminopeptidase family protein, with product MPLTFAPLTSDATPIYAFTPEGLEDWLATQPDSIKAWIGSAGFKASLGAVVLLPDTEGGVSGAVVGLGSAKTRARSRFVLAASAKALPEGTYALAHVPADLDLETEALGWLLAGYAFDRYTKASGASARLVCPEGLEPARIEAIATGEALTRDLINTPANDMGPDQLEAATHSVADQFGATMNVTTGADLIEQNFPMIHAVGRAASQAPRLLDMRWGGTGPTLTLVGKGVCFDTGGLNLKPGASMGLMKKDMGGAATVLGLAHMIMALDLPLQLRVLIPAVENSVSADAFRPGDILTSRKGLTVEINNTDAEGRLVLADALALAAEENPDQLISMATLTGAARVAVGPDLSPFYTDDTATAAALDEAAQAVADPVWRMPFWEPYEKMIEPGIADLDNAPKGGFAGSITAALFLRRFAEGQNYTHFDIYGWNPSAAPARPKGGVGMGARAILAALPKILDI from the coding sequence ATGCCACTGACCTTCGCCCCGCTTACTTCTGACGCAACGCCGATCTATGCATTCACACCCGAAGGGCTTGAGGATTGGCTCGCAACGCAGCCTGACTCAATCAAAGCATGGATCGGCAGTGCCGGCTTCAAAGCCTCGCTTGGTGCGGTTGTCCTTTTACCTGACACAGAAGGAGGCGTTTCAGGTGCAGTCGTTGGATTGGGATCAGCCAAAACGCGGGCGCGTTCCAGATTTGTGCTGGCTGCTTCGGCGAAAGCCCTGCCTGAGGGCACCTATGCTTTGGCCCATGTTCCTGCGGATCTGGACCTGGAAACCGAGGCCCTTGGGTGGCTTTTGGCGGGCTACGCTTTCGATCGCTACACCAAGGCCTCTGGTGCCAGCGCGCGGCTTGTTTGCCCAGAGGGTCTAGAGCCCGCCCGCATCGAAGCCATTGCCACCGGAGAGGCTCTCACCCGAGACCTGATCAACACGCCTGCAAATGACATGGGGCCGGATCAACTCGAGGCCGCGACGCACAGCGTTGCCGACCAGTTTGGTGCGACGATGAATGTCACGACGGGCGCGGACTTGATCGAGCAAAACTTCCCGATGATCCACGCGGTCGGACGTGCCGCATCGCAAGCACCACGCTTGTTGGACATGCGGTGGGGCGGCACAGGTCCGACCCTCACGCTGGTTGGCAAGGGCGTGTGTTTTGACACCGGTGGTCTTAACCTGAAACCGGGCGCCTCGATGGGGTTGATGAAAAAGGACATGGGCGGCGCGGCCACCGTATTGGGCCTTGCGCATATGATCATGGCGCTCGATTTGCCTTTGCAATTGCGCGTGCTGATCCCAGCGGTTGAGAATTCTGTCAGCGCGGATGCCTTCCGTCCGGGCGACATCCTCACGTCGCGCAAAGGGCTGACCGTTGAGATCAACAACACCGATGCCGAAGGGCGCTTGGTCTTGGCCGACGCTTTGGCGCTGGCCGCCGAGGAAAACCCAGACCAGCTTATTTCCATGGCAACGCTCACAGGGGCTGCCCGCGTGGCCGTCGGGCCCGATCTGTCGCCTTTTTACACGGATGACACCGCCACGGCGGCGGCCTTGGATGAGGCAGCACAGGCCGTTGCAGACCCAGTCTGGCGCATGCCCTTCTGGGAACCTTATGAAAAGATGATCGAGCCCGGCATTGCAGATCTGGACAACGCCCCGAAAGGAGGCTTTGCCGGATCCATCACCGCCGCATTGTTCCTAAGACGGTTTGCGGAAGGTCAGAACTATACCCATTTTGACATCTATGGCTGGAACCCCTCCGCAGCCCCTGCCCGCCCGAAAGGCGGCGTGGGTATGGGGGCTCGGGCCATCCTCGCAGCTCTGCCCAAGATCCTAGATATATGA
- a CDS encoding sulfite exporter TauE/SafE family protein, whose amino-acid sequence MDTFDLVLLSSFSLLVAGTIKGVAGLGLPTASAAIMTLWIAPRTAIALILIPMLVSNFWQVWRMGDVIGVMRRYAPLCLALAVVLFVTVSLSATAPDRVIFLVLGISILSFSVVNLLVDLPKLPEHLDRPAQVVAGSIAGVLGGLSGIWAAPMVFYLTARQIDKDEFIRATGLLIFAGSVPLAVGYVQQGFLTSEFAVVGTVMIVPTLIGFSVGERIRKGWPSDKFRRIFLYLFLVMGLNLLRRGVF is encoded by the coding sequence TTGGATACATTCGACTTAGTCTTACTCAGCAGTTTTTCTCTTCTTGTTGCAGGTACAATCAAGGGTGTCGCAGGTCTTGGGCTGCCAACGGCCTCGGCTGCCATCATGACGTTGTGGATCGCGCCCAGAACTGCCATCGCCCTGATCTTGATTCCGATGCTTGTGTCAAACTTCTGGCAGGTCTGGCGCATGGGGGATGTGATCGGCGTGATGCGTCGCTATGCGCCTCTTTGCCTTGCCCTGGCGGTGGTGCTTTTTGTGACCGTTAGCCTTTCGGCGACAGCACCGGATCGCGTGATCTTTCTGGTGCTAGGAATTTCAATCCTGAGCTTTAGTGTCGTGAACCTTTTGGTGGATTTGCCCAAGCTCCCTGAACATCTTGATCGACCTGCGCAGGTTGTTGCAGGCAGCATTGCGGGAGTCCTTGGCGGCTTGAGCGGCATCTGGGCCGCGCCTATGGTGTTCTACCTTACGGCCCGACAAATTGACAAAGACGAGTTTATTCGGGCCACGGGGCTTTTGATCTTTGCAGGTTCGGTGCCATTGGCCGTCGGCTATGTGCAACAGGGCTTCTTGACCTCTGAATTTGCCGTTGTAGGGACGGTGATGATTGTGCCGACTTTGATCGGGTTCTCCGTTGGGGAACGCATTCGCAAAGGCTGGCCGAGCGATAAATTCAGGCGCATCTTCCTTTATTTGTTCCTGGTGATGGGTCTGAACCTGTTGCGGCGCGGTGTGTTCTAG